CAGCCCATTCGCAGGGTGGGAACCTGGCATCCCGCTCCAAAGTTTTAAAAACAGGGGAGCTAGCGCTTTTGCTTTCGTGGGTGATGTTGAAAAAAGGGTGTGTAGGCGAGTTGTTGCTCCCTCCCCCCTTGCCGGAGAGGAGTGGCAGGCAACGTCTGCCCTCCACACCCGCCAACCCGCTACCCTGCACCCCATGAGGGTCGCCGTTGCGGACGTGGGCACCAATTCCAGTCACCTGCTGATTGCCGAGGCGCGCGGGGAGGGCGGCTACCGGGTGCTGGACGCGCTGAAGGACCGCACGCGCCTGGGGGAGTGCCTGGACGCGGCGGGCAACCTCACCCCGGAGGGCGAGGAACGCCTCAGGGCGGCCCTGACGCAGTTCCGGGCACTGGGGACGGCGGCGGGGGTGCCGGAGGTGCAGGTCTATGCCACCAGTGCGCTGCGCGAGGCTCCCAACGGTGAGGCGGTGGCGCTGCGGATGCGGGAGCGCACCGGCCTCTATCCCGTCATCATCAGCGGGGAGCGCGAGGGCGAGCTGACGTACCTGGGGGCGGCGCACAGCGTGGAGTTCGGTGCGGACAACGTGCTGCTGGACCTGGGGGGCGGCAGCCTGGAACTGGCGCGGGGCGGGCCGGACCACGCGGGGGACGTGCTGAGCGTGCCCCTGGGGGCCATCCGCATGACCCGCGCCCATCTGCGGGGCGACCCGCCCACCCGGGCCGAGGTTCGCGCCGTGCAGGAGGCGGTGCGCGCCGCCCTGGCCCCCCACGCCGCGCGCTTCTCGGTTCGGCCCGGCACGCAGGTGGTGCTGTCGAGCGGCACCGCCGAGGCCGCCGCGACCCTGCTCGCCGCCCACGGCGACACCCTGCCGGGCAGCGTGAACGGCCTGAGCGTCGCCACCGCCGACCTGGGGGCGCTGCTGGAACGCACCCGCAGCCTGAGTGCGGCCCGCCGTGCTCGCCTCCCCGGGTTGGAGAAGCGGGCCGGGACGGTCGTGGCGGGGTTCGCGGTGCTGCACGCGGCGCTGGAGGTGCTGGGGGCGGGCCGGGCGACCGTCAGCGAGGGTGCCCTGCGCGAGGGGATGCTGATCGAGGAACTGGGGCGGCACGTGGCGTATGCGCGGGGCCTCAGCGCCCGGCAGCGCAGCGTGCTGGAGACGGCGGAACGCTTCGGCGCGAACCTGGCCCACGCCCGGCACGTCACGGCGCTGGCCCGCGACCTGCTGGCGCGGCTGGAAGGGGCGGGGGAGCGCTTCCCGGAAGAAGCCCGCAGTCTGCTCACCGCCGCCACCGGGCTGCACGAGGTGGGGCAACTGGTCGCGCAGAGCAGCCACCACAAGCACAGCGCCTACCTGATTCGCCACGCGGGCCTGCGGGGCTTCACGCCGCGTGAAATCGAACTGGTCGCGCAGCTCGC
This is a stretch of genomic DNA from Deinococcus carri. It encodes these proteins:
- a CDS encoding Ppx/GppA phosphatase family protein; translation: MRVAVADVGTNSSHLLIAEARGEGGYRVLDALKDRTRLGECLDAAGNLTPEGEERLRAALTQFRALGTAAGVPEVQVYATSALREAPNGEAVALRMRERTGLYPVIISGEREGELTYLGAAHSVEFGADNVLLDLGGGSLELARGGPDHAGDVLSVPLGAIRMTRAHLRGDPPTRAEVRAVQEAVRAALAPHAARFSVRPGTQVVLSSGTAEAAATLLAAHGDTLPGSVNGLSVATADLGALLERTRSLSAARRARLPGLEKRAGTVVAGFAVLHAALEVLGAGRATVSEGALREGMLIEELGRHVAYARGLSARQRSVLETAERFGANLAHARHVTALARDLLARLEGAGERFPEEARSLLTAATGLHEVGQLVAQSSHHKHSAYLIRHAGLRGFTPREIELVAQLARYHRKSGPKPAHPEYAALPPTDRALVARLAAVLRVADGLDRSHAGQVRVQNLTRTPSGWTLTVGGANPLDLAGARDKADLWGREFGPLTLMVAGEAVPEGKGMLGA